Proteins encoded together in one Chryseobacterium taklimakanense window:
- a CDS encoding carbonic anhydrase — MSKTYETIFENNKKWIAEKLGEDADFFNKLAEGQKPEYLYIGCSDSRATAEELMGLKPGEVFVHRNIANVVNTLDMNSTAVIEYAVRHLKVKHIIVCGHYGCGGVKAAMTPDDLGLLNPWLRLIRDVYRIHQKELDAIEDEQQRYNRLVELNVQEQCINIIKMASVQERYIVDDYPIVHGWVFDMKTGELLDLNIDFEEVLKDIQKVYDLTNSEWVMSRTNNKNVH; from the coding sequence ATGAGCAAAACCTACGAAACCATCTTCGAAAACAATAAAAAATGGATCGCTGAAAAATTGGGCGAAGACGCTGATTTTTTCAATAAACTTGCAGAAGGCCAGAAGCCGGAGTATCTGTACATCGGATGCTCTGATTCACGGGCTACCGCCGAAGAACTTATGGGCCTGAAGCCCGGTGAAGTTTTCGTACACAGAAATATCGCCAACGTGGTGAATACACTCGATATGAACTCCACCGCGGTGATTGAATATGCTGTTCGCCACCTGAAAGTAAAGCACATCATCGTTTGCGGGCATTACGGCTGCGGCGGTGTGAAAGCAGCAATGACTCCTGATGACCTCGGGCTTCTCAATCCATGGCTTCGGCTGATTCGTGATGTTTACAGGATTCATCAGAAAGAACTGGATGCGATCGAAGACGAGCAGCAGCGATACAACCGCCTTGTAGAACTGAATGTGCAGGAACAGTGCATCAATATCATCAAAATGGCCAGCGTTCAGGAACGTTATATAGTAGATGATTATCCTATCGTTCACGGTTGGGTTTTCGATATGAAAACCGGGGAGTTGCTCGATCTTAATATCGATTTCGAAGAAGTCCTGAAGGACATCCAGAAAGTGTACGACCTTACTAATTCTGAATGGGTGATGAGCAGAACCAACAATAAAAACGTTCACTAA
- a CDS encoding serine acetyltransferase, translating into MSGKSIIQKDFFRESGKWLSTTEIWAKCANPNLHFTYLLRKSQQYPRKSFKGMFWRMILRHHQIKYGFQIYPETEIGEGLYLGHWGHLVINPKAKIGKNCNIAQGVTIGQANRGKNEGVPEIGNEVWIGPNAVVVGKIRIGNNVLIAPNAYVNFDVPGNSIAMGNPAQIIAKENATEGYINNKV; encoded by the coding sequence ATGTCCGGCAAAAGCATCATACAGAAAGACTTCTTCAGAGAAAGCGGCAAATGGCTGTCTACCACAGAAATTTGGGCCAAATGCGCCAATCCGAACCTGCACTTCACCTACCTGCTGAGGAAAAGCCAGCAGTATCCCAGGAAATCTTTTAAAGGGATGTTTTGGCGAATGATACTCCGCCATCATCAGATCAAATATGGATTTCAGATTTATCCCGAAACAGAAATCGGGGAAGGACTGTATCTTGGCCACTGGGGTCACCTGGTAATCAACCCGAAAGCGAAAATCGGAAAAAACTGCAATATTGCACAAGGCGTAACAATTGGCCAGGCCAACCGCGGAAAAAACGAAGGCGTTCCCGAAATCGGCAATGAGGTCTGGATCGGACCAAACGCGGTTGTTGTCGGCAAAATACGCATTGGCAACAATGTGCTGATTGCTCCAAATGCCTACGTAAATTTCGATGTCCCCGGAAATTCTATAGCGATGGGAAATCCTGCACAAATCATCGCCAAAGAAAACGCCACCGAAGGGTATATTAATAATAAGGTATAA
- a CDS encoding glycosyltransferase: MDKALKQYEKDSDRIRKKKKILIRIGSLRHGGAEKVLVTFLKNLPPHKYEIDLLLNLYSGKYLPEVPSWINVLYLNKGVMITTNRPQDIPKKAFRVIYQSLLKKFPKLLYSKILSNKKYDVEFAAIHGFRDEILNSPLKSSKKIVWIHNDLRKTHFHNYTDDEIRKFFGFDKILVISEHIQKDFESLARTEDEKSRIVRVYNPLDTEEILRKSQEPRVRSQDQQPETSNQQPVFVSVGTVFPQKGFDRLLKVHKKLLDEGFSHRIKIVGDGYDFENIKNLRKELHVEETAEMTGFTDNPYPHFKNADFYVLSSRYEGFPTVLFEAITLKKNIIATDVSGVREMLEDGKLGLIVDNSEEGIYEGMKQALKHPENFSKYRAALIDYQMPFNLQNSVNKIIEIIDKL, encoded by the coding sequence ATGGATAAAGCATTAAAACAGTATGAAAAAGATTCTGATAGGATCAGGAAAAAAAAGAAAATCCTCATCCGTATCGGTTCCCTGCGTCATGGCGGCGCAGAAAAAGTGCTGGTGACCTTTCTGAAAAACCTGCCGCCCCATAAATATGAAATAGACCTATTGCTGAATCTTTACAGCGGAAAATACCTGCCGGAAGTTCCGTCCTGGATCAACGTTCTTTACCTCAACAAAGGCGTAATGATTACCACCAACCGTCCGCAGGACATTCCAAAAAAGGCGTTTCGAGTAATTTATCAGAGTCTTTTGAAGAAGTTTCCGAAATTGTTGTATTCTAAAATTTTAAGTAATAAAAAATATGATGTTGAGTTTGCCGCCATCCACGGCTTCAGGGATGAGATTTTGAATTCGCCGCTGAAATCTTCCAAAAAAATCGTCTGGATTCACAATGATCTCCGCAAAACCCATTTCCACAATTATACCGATGATGAAATCCGCAAGTTCTTCGGTTTTGATAAAATTTTGGTCATTTCCGAACACATTCAGAAAGATTTTGAATCACTCGCCAGGACTGAGGACGAAAAAAGCCGTATAGTCCGAGTTTACAACCCTTTGGATACGGAGGAAATTCTTAGAAAGAGCCAAGAACCAAGAGTCAGGAGCCAAGACCAACAACCAGAAACCAGCAACCAGCAACCAGTCTTCGTTTCGGTGGGAACGGTTTTTCCGCAAAAAGGCTTCGACCGGCTGCTCAAAGTTCACAAGAAACTTTTGGATGAAGGGTTCAGCCACAGAATCAAAATTGTGGGCGACGGTTATGATTTTGAAAATATTAAAAATCTAAGAAAAGAACTTCACGTAGAAGAAACGGCTGAAATGACCGGCTTTACCGACAATCCTTATCCTCATTTTAAAAATGCTGATTTCTATGTCTTGAGTTCGCGTTACGAAGGTTTCCCCACGGTTTTGTTTGAAGCCATTACCCTGAAAAAGAACATCATTGCCACGGATGTTTCCGGAGTGCGCGAAATGCTGGAAGACGGAAAGCTGGGACTTATTGTTGATAATTCCGAAGAAGGCATTTATGAAGGCATGAAGCAGGCGCTTAAACACCCTGAAAATTTTTCAAAATATCGGGCCGCACTTATAGATTACCAAATGCCGTTCAACCTGCAAAATTCAGTCAATAAAATAATTGAAATCATCGACAAACTCTAA